From a single Rhodococcus qingshengii JCM 15477 genomic region:
- a CDS encoding class I SAM-dependent methyltransferase, with the protein MSDERHAAANSILGTSGVGRVRVDSSSSDRASRAWWDADADDYHRTHGEFLGVNSAEGEFVWCPEGLHEGDHHLLGDIVDKDILEVGCGSAPCARWLAGHGARAVGLDISMGMLARGQDAMNAGGPAVPLIQASAELLPFAGGSFDIVCSAFGAVPFVADSQRVMNEVARVLRPGGSWVFAVNHPIRWIFPDDPGPKGLTATLPYFDRTPYVEVDDNGVPTYVEHHRTIGDRVREIVAAGLQVRDIIEPEWPEWLDREWGQWSPLRGQLFPGTAIFSAVKP; encoded by the coding sequence ATGTCTGACGAGCGCCATGCCGCTGCCAATTCCATTCTCGGTACCAGCGGCGTCGGCCGAGTCCGTGTCGATTCGAGTTCCAGCGACCGCGCCAGCCGTGCGTGGTGGGACGCCGACGCCGACGATTACCACCGAACCCACGGCGAGTTTCTGGGCGTGAACAGCGCGGAAGGTGAATTCGTCTGGTGCCCCGAAGGGCTGCACGAGGGCGATCACCACTTGCTCGGCGACATAGTCGACAAAGACATATTGGAAGTCGGTTGCGGCTCGGCGCCGTGTGCCCGATGGCTCGCCGGACATGGTGCTCGGGCCGTCGGTCTCGACATCTCGATGGGGATGCTCGCCCGCGGGCAGGACGCGATGAATGCCGGCGGACCGGCAGTCCCGTTGATTCAGGCAAGTGCGGAACTCCTGCCGTTTGCCGGCGGGAGTTTCGACATCGTTTGTTCCGCGTTCGGCGCCGTCCCGTTCGTTGCCGATTCGCAGCGAGTGATGAACGAAGTCGCCCGGGTTCTGCGTCCCGGCGGATCGTGGGTCTTTGCCGTCAACCATCCGATTCGATGGATCTTCCCCGACGATCCCGGGCCGAAGGGCTTGACCGCGACCCTCCCCTACTTCGACCGCACCCCGTATGTCGAGGTCGATGACAACGGAGTCCCCACCTACGTCGAGCATCACCGCACCATCGGCGACCGGGTTCGTGAGATCGTCGCCGCCGGACTTCAGGTGCGCGACATCATCGAGCCCGAATGGCCGGAGTGGTTGGACCGCGAATGGGGACAGTGGAGTCCCCTGCGCGGCCAACTCTTTCCGGGCACTGCAATTTTCAGCGCCGTCAAACCCTGA
- a CDS encoding amino acid ABC transporter ATP-binding protein, which yields MTPMVKADRVCKNFGALEVLKGISLEIDPGQVLCLVGPSGSGKSTFLRCINHLEQVNAGRLYVDGDLVGYSEKNGKLYELHPRAAAKQRRDIGMVFQHFNLFPHRTALENIIEAPTQVKRVSKKKAVERAKDLLDQVGLSAKANAYPAQLSGGQQQRVAIARALAMDPKLMLFDEPTSALDPELVGEVLTVMKQLAKEGMTMVVVTHEMGFAREVADQLVFMDGGVVVEAGEPRELLANPQHDRTKAFLSKLL from the coding sequence ATGACCCCCATGGTGAAAGCAGACCGAGTTTGTAAGAACTTCGGCGCATTGGAGGTCCTGAAAGGGATTTCGCTCGAAATCGACCCCGGTCAGGTCCTGTGTCTCGTCGGGCCGTCCGGGTCGGGCAAGTCGACGTTCTTGCGCTGCATCAATCACCTCGAGCAGGTCAACGCCGGCCGACTGTACGTCGACGGCGACCTGGTGGGCTACTCGGAGAAGAACGGAAAACTGTACGAACTTCACCCGCGAGCAGCGGCCAAACAACGCCGCGACATCGGGATGGTGTTTCAGCACTTCAATCTGTTCCCGCACCGCACCGCTCTCGAGAACATCATCGAAGCGCCGACGCAGGTGAAGCGCGTCAGTAAGAAGAAGGCTGTCGAACGAGCGAAGGACCTCCTCGATCAGGTCGGGTTGAGCGCCAAAGCCAACGCCTACCCGGCCCAGTTGTCGGGTGGTCAGCAGCAAAGAGTTGCCATCGCCCGCGCCCTCGCGATGGACCCGAAGCTCATGCTGTTCGACGAGCCGACGTCCGCGCTCGACCCCGAACTGGTCGGTGAAGTTCTCACCGTGATGAAGCAGTTGGCCAAAGAAGGTATGACGATGGTGGTCGTCACCCACGAGATGGGATTCGCCCGCGAGGTCGCCGACCAGTTGGTGTTCATGGACGGGGGAGTTGTGGTCGAGGCAGGCGAGCCGCGGGAACTCCTGGCCAATCCTCAGCACGACCGGACCAAGGCTTTCCTGTCGAAGCTGCTGTAG
- the rpsA gene encoding 30S ribosomal protein S1, producing the protein MPSTTVTSPQVAINDIGSAEDFLAAIDATIKYFNDGDIVEGTIVKVDRDEVLLDIGYKTEGVIPSRELSIKHDVDPNEVVSVGDAVEALVLTKEDKEGRLILSKKRAQYERAWGTIEELKEKDEAVKGTVIEVVKGGLILDIGLRGFLPASLVEMRRVRDLQPYVGKEIEAKIIELDKNRNNVVLSRRAWLEQTQSEVRSEFLHQLQKGQVRKGVVSSIVNFGAFVDLGGVDGLVHVSELSWKHIDHPSEVVEVGTEVTVEVLDVDLDRERVSLSLKATQEDPWRQFARTHAIGQIVPGKVTKLVPFGAFVRVEEGIEGLVHISELAERHVEVPDQVVGVGDDALVKVIDIDLERRRISLSLKQANEDYNAEFDPSKYGMADSYDEQGNYIFPEGFDPETNEWLEGFDKQREEWENRYAEAERRHKMHTAQMEKTAADEAAEAATAAAGYSSETAAADDAEAPAAAGSAPAESAGGSLASDAQLAALREKLSGNA; encoded by the coding sequence ATGCCCTCCACAACCGTCACCTCGCCGCAGGTTGCCATTAACGACATTGGCTCCGCCGAGGACTTCCTCGCCGCCATCGATGCCACGATCAAGTACTTCAACGATGGCGACATCGTCGAAGGAACCATCGTCAAGGTCGACCGCGACGAGGTTCTGCTCGACATCGGTTACAAGACCGAAGGCGTCATCCCTTCTCGTGAGCTCTCCATCAAGCACGACGTCGACCCCAATGAGGTCGTCTCCGTGGGAGATGCGGTCGAGGCTCTCGTCCTCACCAAGGAGGACAAAGAAGGTCGACTGATCCTGTCGAAGAAGCGCGCTCAGTACGAGCGTGCCTGGGGCACCATCGAGGAGCTCAAGGAGAAGGACGAGGCCGTCAAGGGCACCGTCATCGAGGTCGTCAAGGGCGGCCTCATCCTTGACATCGGTCTTCGTGGCTTCCTCCCCGCTTCGCTCGTCGAAATGCGTCGCGTCCGCGACCTCCAGCCGTACGTCGGCAAGGAGATCGAGGCCAAGATCATCGAGCTCGACAAGAACCGCAACAACGTGGTCCTGTCGCGCCGCGCATGGCTCGAGCAGACTCAGTCCGAGGTTCGCAGCGAATTCCTGCACCAGCTCCAGAAGGGCCAGGTCCGCAAGGGCGTCGTGTCCTCCATCGTCAACTTCGGTGCATTCGTGGACCTGGGCGGCGTAGACGGTCTGGTTCACGTTTCCGAGCTGTCTTGGAAGCACATCGATCACCCGTCCGAGGTTGTCGAGGTCGGCACCGAGGTCACCGTCGAGGTTCTCGACGTCGACCTGGACCGCGAGCGCGTCTCCCTGTCGCTCAAGGCAACGCAGGAAGATCCGTGGCGTCAGTTCGCCCGCACGCACGCCATCGGCCAGATCGTGCCCGGCAAGGTCACGAAGCTGGTTCCGTTCGGTGCATTCGTGCGCGTCGAAGAGGGAATCGAAGGCCTCGTTCACATCTCGGAGCTCGCTGAGCGCCACGTCGAGGTTCCGGACCAGGTTGTCGGCGTCGGCGACGATGCACTCGTCAAGGTCATCGACATCGACCTCGAGCGTCGTCGTATCTCGCTGTCGCTGAAGCAGGCCAACGAGGATTACAACGCCGAGTTCGATCCGTCCAAGTACGGCATGGCAGACTCGTACGACGAGCAGGGCAACTACATCTTCCCCGAGGGCTTCGATCCCGAGACCAACGAATGGCTCGAGGGCTTCGACAAGCAGCGTGAAGAGTGGGAGAACCGCTACGCCGAGGCTGAGCGTCGCCACAAGATGCACACCGCTCAGATGGAGAAGACCGCTGCAGACGAGGCCGCTGAGGCTGCCACCGCTGCTGCCGGCTACTCCTCGGAGACGGCTGCTGCAGACGACGCCGAGGCTCCGGCTGCTGCCGGCTCCGCTCCGGCCGAGTCCGCTGGCGGATCGCTTGCCAGCGATGCACAGCTCGCCGCACTTCGCGAGAAGCTGTCGGGCAACGCATAA
- a CDS encoding amino acid ABC transporter permease, translating to MNMTTTETGDPVPIKAIPLRRPGRWIAAVVVVVLFGLFVYGAATNEAFAWGTYGQYLFDKRISAGAWTTIQLTVLAMVIAIVLGVILAVMRLSPNPVLRAAAWGYLWIFRGTPVYVQLVFWGLFPSIYKSIDLGIPFVHQFAHINLQDLQAAFLFAVIGLALNEAAYMAEIVRAGVSSVNEGQTEASVALGMTWSQTMRRTVLPQAMRVIIPPTGNEVISMLKTTSLVTAVPYSFELYGRARDISGANFEPIPLLMVAATWYLAITSLLMIGQYYVERHYSKGATRALTTRQLQALADAQGKATVVETLPDTPGGERK from the coding sequence ATGAACATGACAACAACTGAGACCGGCGATCCGGTGCCGATCAAGGCGATTCCACTACGCAGACCTGGTCGTTGGATTGCCGCGGTCGTCGTCGTGGTCCTCTTCGGACTGTTCGTTTACGGCGCGGCGACCAACGAAGCCTTTGCATGGGGGACTTACGGTCAGTATCTGTTCGACAAACGCATCTCCGCTGGTGCGTGGACAACGATCCAGCTGACGGTGCTGGCAATGGTGATCGCGATCGTCCTCGGTGTGATTCTGGCAGTCATGCGACTCTCTCCCAACCCGGTGCTTCGCGCCGCGGCTTGGGGCTATCTGTGGATCTTTCGAGGAACACCTGTCTACGTGCAGTTGGTCTTCTGGGGCCTGTTCCCGTCGATTTACAAGAGCATCGATCTCGGTATTCCCTTCGTACATCAGTTTGCGCACATCAATCTCCAGGACTTGCAGGCAGCGTTTCTGTTTGCCGTGATCGGTTTGGCATTGAACGAGGCCGCCTACATGGCCGAGATCGTCCGCGCCGGCGTGAGTTCGGTCAACGAGGGCCAGACCGAAGCATCTGTTGCATTGGGTATGACGTGGAGTCAGACGATGCGACGAACCGTTCTACCGCAGGCGATGCGCGTCATCATTCCGCCGACCGGTAACGAGGTCATCAGCATGCTCAAGACCACCTCGCTCGTGACGGCGGTCCCTTACAGCTTCGAGTTGTACGGTCGAGCGCGCGATATCTCGGGCGCCAACTTCGAGCCGATTCCCCTGTTGATGGTGGCGGCGACGTGGTACCTCGCAATCACGAGTCTGCTCATGATCGGGCAGTACTACGTCGAGCGTCACTATTCGAAGGGCGCAACCCGAGCACTGACCACACGCCAACTTCAGGCACTGGCCGACGCGCAAGGAAAAGCTACGGTAGTGGAAACGCTTCCGGATACCCCCGGAGGAGAACGCAAATGA
- a CDS encoding ABC transporter substrate-binding protein yields MVRVLLVGLIVALCGGCVTNNEGLVPEGPPLDVQKVPEIAALLPSKVTDSGKLQVGVNIPYAPNEFKDADGNIVGFDVDLMNAVAAVLGVEAVFNQADFDKIIPAIQSGSYDLGMSSFTDSKEREKTVDFVTYYSAGIQWAQRPDKPVDPNNACGLRVAVQTTTTEDIDEVPAKSEACVAEGKPPIDKIKYDSQDDAANALILGRVDALSADSPVTGYAIKRSKGRMEAAGEPFDSAPYGWPIVKGSALGPALQQAMQYLIDNGVYQQIAQTWSVEAGVIEVSKINGAES; encoded by the coding sequence GTGGTGCGAGTCCTGTTGGTGGGCTTGATCGTCGCATTGTGCGGCGGATGTGTCACCAACAACGAGGGTCTCGTTCCGGAAGGGCCGCCACTTGATGTCCAGAAGGTGCCCGAGATCGCCGCACTTCTGCCGTCCAAGGTCACGGATTCGGGCAAACTGCAGGTCGGGGTCAACATTCCTTACGCGCCAAACGAATTCAAGGACGCGGACGGCAACATCGTCGGTTTCGACGTCGACCTGATGAATGCCGTTGCCGCCGTGCTCGGGGTCGAAGCTGTCTTCAACCAAGCCGACTTTGACAAGATCATCCCCGCTATTCAGTCGGGAAGCTACGACCTCGGCATGTCTTCGTTCACCGACTCCAAGGAGCGCGAGAAGACGGTCGACTTTGTCACGTACTACAGCGCGGGTATCCAGTGGGCCCAGCGGCCGGACAAGCCAGTCGATCCGAACAATGCGTGCGGGCTTCGGGTGGCGGTGCAGACCACGACCACCGAGGACATCGACGAGGTGCCTGCCAAGAGCGAGGCCTGCGTGGCCGAGGGCAAACCCCCGATCGACAAGATCAAGTACGACAGCCAGGACGACGCGGCCAACGCGCTCATTCTCGGTCGAGTCGACGCGCTGTCCGCTGATTCACCAGTGACCGGCTATGCGATCAAACGGAGCAAGGGCCGGATGGAAGCTGCGGGAGAACCCTTCGATTCGGCGCCTTACGGCTGGCCGATCGTGAAGGGCTCCGCCCTCGGTCCCGCCCTGCAGCAGGCAATGCAGTACCTGATCGACAACGGTGTCTATCAACAGATCGCGCAGACCTGGAGTGTCGAGGCCGGCGTCATCGAAGTATCCAAGATCAACGGCGCGGAAAGCTGA